The genome window GAAAAAAGACATTTCAAATGCTTATCATAATTCAGTGTATTTGGTGGTTGAGAGAGGAGACAATCTAGTAGTTTGAATAATGTGGaggatatattaaaataaataaataaataaataaatactagactccaataaaaatatatgattttcaaAGTTGGTAGAATTGCTCATAGCCGTTTGAATCTAAACCAATTCAATTCAACTTTCTCATGTCATCAAACTCATAGAGACTTCAGCTCTATACACACCAACTCTAAACATATTTCTATaggttattttattaatttgtctTCAACCTctgcaatttatttttattttttaatactatatatGTATAGTATAGAGACATGTTTGATTGATTGGAAAAtggttcatatttttaaatactagaATTCATGAATAAGTATTAATAAACTCgagaatagataaataaataaggttCTGTTTggtttcacaaaaaaataaaaaattgtgacaTGTTTGGTTGATGGATACGTTCCCTTTTTCTGTTGGATTctaatagaataatttttagccttttattttttttctttatattaaattgtcactttttattaaaataagttattagTAAATTATATTAACAATAAATCCATTAAGAAATATACTAAGTATTAAATTGTGAGTATTGTATCATGTTATACACATGTTTGAGAGCAATAATATCATCTTAAATCTAAAATAGATCACTCAAATAATGATTTTGGTTTATATCTAGCgctagaaaatacaaaagaaaatttattttattatatttgattattctatgaaaaatattaaagaaaatcaaatataattaaaattagttataacataaacctaaaaaaatcaaatataattaaaattaattataacatAAGCCTTTTCAGAATAGGGCAATGAAAAACAACGAAAGGAACAACAAGGGGCCCATAGTGGGATGGTTAACTGGTCCCTTGAGGTTTGGACCGGGGTTCGAGCCCGTGGCCAGGAAATTTGGAGAGAGCAGTGATGAGTAACATGCGCTAAACTGTGATGGCTGGGTCCCATCACCATCGTCAGATCTTTCGGACGAGAACTTGCGCATCTGAGCtctcttgatattttttttgtcaaataaaaataaaaaatatattttgaatatttattaaaaaaatattttcctgtatcataatataaacaaatctagaagaaaaaaattatttggaaagtTGACTTATTATCTATATTTGGATGAGTACGAAGAGTGATTTTTTCACTTAAGGTGatcccctctttttttttattgggataataataaatcaatttaaataacACCAGATATTATTATTGgttaattatacatatatagtatAGTCAAACCTCTGCAATTTAAATAAcaccagatttttttttattttaaaaaatataaaataataaatgtatttaaataaCACCAGATATTATTATtggttaattatttattttaaagttaaacATGTTATATCATTTAATTCACACGTACAGAAAGCCCCTAGACTGGGCCTAGTAACTGGATTGGGCCCATATGCAGAATACGGCCCACAAGGGTAGTGCctttaaaagttaaaagttaaaagaTGCGTAATATGATTTGGGTAGGGTTGGATTTAGGTCAACTTGAGAATTGAATAAAATTGATATTCtttaattaaatcaaaacattgatTCAGttaaaaatatgcaaaatatgttttaatttttttaaaaagaaaaacatattttaacttatctttaGTACATATTTGGAGGTAATGTTGAATGCCGTTTCTAATTTCTATAGAAACCACATTTTGAAAATGTGTtttcaaactaatttaaaaaaaaaaaaaaagtattttgaataataatttcataAGATGCCTATAATCTACAATTGGTTTGGTTAAAGGATTAGTTTAATCCAAAATTCACTTCaattacttgatttttttaattaatccaataaaactttttttttttttttttcaaatcctCACAAAATATACTCCAATTTATGAAACTTGATACTGGACTAGTcaacaaaattttgaagttaGAAACACTTAAAAAGGAAGATGAGgatgataaaaataaacaaatggttTGGAAAGCTTATTAGTCAATTATAAggttgatttttaataatagtaaaACAAATGAATAACATTAAccaataaaaacttttgagaaaaatatgatCCTAATGGATTCTCTTTTGTAAGtaccaatttaatttttattaatacaattttaCCATTAATAAGTTTGGAAAGAGATGCATTTTGTTACCAAGTATTTAAGGTATGTTTAGGTTATTACAAATGGTTACGGAGAGAAAAAATggtaaataataaattttaattttttatttataaatactaaagaaaatgtccttggtattttatttataaatttaattcttttttcatcatttttttattgataactaaataagagaaaaaatttataaacttttcttttttttccactttGATTTCTTTGCTTGGTATGGTTAGTACTTACAAATTTTGctgtaaaatggaaaaaaataaaaataaaaagaaaataagaggtacaatagaaaaagaaataaaaattagtaaaaaaatagatttaaataataaattaatattagatactttttgaaacttattttttcttaaaaaatattttgatttttaacttaattttaattatatttgatttttttctacattttcaaaataaatcaatataagaaaatcatttcagttattttttagtattattttttgtcTCTTTCCTTTGCGACTTTCTTCAAACCAGACATTCGGAAACCAAATATAGTCTTGCAAAATCACCTTTTCatgcttttcttcttctttatatatacatagaagaaaaaggcaaaacatAGAATAGAGCTTATCACTATCATGAAGATCAAAATAACAATCATGCATGAGCATGAGGCAATATCAATtgtatttcaaaaaaatttcgcGAGGCCATATATTTCCTTTTCATATTAGCCAGAGAGTCAGAAtgcaattcaaaaaaaaaagcaaaacgATCAACTGCTTCAAGATTTCACCGATTATCAATTGATCATCAACCCAACCCAAGTATGTATGAGTCATGCTATCAGTGAGAGATCTTTGTACTAATTGAACTCATCAATGAGATAAAGATCAGAAAACATTACCAGGACAGCAGCCAGAGCTAGACAGCACCACACCCAGCCTCCAATGCGCACTCCTACACTGCAATGTGCTTCAGCACCCGGACTCTTGGCTGGTGCTGCTCCCATGGCGGCAGGCGGCGGCGGCGACGACTTGTCCCCTTTACCTGGCGGAGGAGCCCGTTCCCTTCTGGTAGGTTCGGAGGCTGCACTTTCTTCGGCTGGTGGGAATGCTGGAGCTGCAGAAGGGAGATCGAGGACTTGGACCATAAGTCTGAGTCCCCTAGTGCAGTGTCCGCGGCGGCCGCAGATGAAGAACCTGGTGCCAGCGTTGGTCAGCGGCACCACTGTCTCGCCGTCGCGGTGGGTGGCGAGTGGGTTGATGGTGCGACACCTGGCGAAGTCCAACTGGTTCACCTCCAGGACGTCGTGGTTCGGTGTGTAGCTGAACACTGCCACGATTGTCAGACAAAGGACATCGTTACGATTCGGTTACTTGAAATCTGAGTACTTCAaccaattaaaaaacaattactatcgtttggttgctgagaaaatggaagtgggtgggaaaagaaaattattttcttgagATTTAGTTGGTGGAAAAATTGGAAGATTATCTGAACTAAAAGTCGCATAACGCAACCCATTTATCCTAAACAAAAAGTGGAACATCGAATATGATCTCTGCCATTTTCtccttttctatattttctcaGAAACTAAACAAGACCTAGCAGATTCAGCGATGAGTAATTTACGGTCAGATCTTTCTTATTTGTTCAGCAAACGAAATGAACAGCTACAGTAATAAGTCTCCAGTCTCACAATATGGTCTAGGT of Vitis vinifera cultivar Pinot Noir 40024 chromosome 17, ASM3070453v1 contains these proteins:
- the LOC100259914 gene encoding uclacyanin 1, with the protein product MEGPRPVWAVKVIMVIVIASIFFRCVSARNHTVGGPNGWDLASNLQVWSRSSTFYTGDNLVFSYTPNHDVLEVNQLDFARCRTINPLATHRDGETVVPLTNAGTRFFICGRRGHCTRGLRLMVQVLDLPSAAPAFPPAEESAASEPTRRERAPPPGKGDKSSPPPPAAMGAAPAKSPGAEAHCSVGVRIGGWVWCCLALAAVLVMFSDLYLIDEFN